A single Mus caroli chromosome 15, CAROLI_EIJ_v1.1, whole genome shotgun sequence DNA region contains:
- the Sun2 gene encoding SUN domain-containing protein 2 isoform X2 produces the protein MSRRSQRLTRYSQDDNDGGSSSSGASSVAGSQGTVFKDSPLRTLKRKSSNMKRLSPAPQLGPSSDSHTSYYSESVVRESYIGSPRAVSLARSALLDDHLHSEPYWSGDLRGRRRRGTGGSESSKANGLTAESKASEDFFGSSSGYSSEDDLAGYTDSDQHSSGSGLRSAASRAGSFVWTLVTFPGRLFGLLYWWIGTTWYRLTTAASLLDVFVLTRHFSLNLKSFLWFLLLLLLLTGLTYGAWHFYPLGLQTLQPAVVSWWAAKESRKQPEVWESRDASQHFQAEQRILSRVHSLERRLEALAADFSSNWQKEAIRLERLELRQGAAGHGGGSSLSHEDALSLLEGLVSRREATLKEDLRRDTVAHIQEELATLRAEHHQDSEDLFKKIVQASQESEARVQQLKTEWQSMTQEAFQESSVKELGRLEAQLASLRQELAALALKQNSVADEVGLLPQKIQAARADVESQFPDWISQFLLGDRGARSGLLQRDELHAQLQELENKILTKMAEMQGKSAREAAASLGQILQKEGIVGVTEEQVHRIVKQALQRYSEDRIGMVDYALESGGASVISTRCSETYETKTALLSLFGIPLWYHSQSPRVILQPDVHPGNCWAFQGPQGFAVVRLSARIRPTAVTLEHVPKALSPNSTISSAPKDFAIFGFDEDLQQEGTLLGTFAYDQDGEPIQTFYFQASKMATYQVVELRILTNWGHPEYTCIYRFRVHGEPAH, from the exons GACTTTGAAGAGGAAATCCAGCAACATGAAGCGCCTGTCCCCAGCTCCACAGCTGGGTCCCTCCTCTGATTCCCACACCTCCTACTACAGCGAGTCTGTGGTTCGAGAGTCCTACATTGGCAGCCCCCGGGCTGTGTCCCTCGCCAGGAGCGCCCTCCTGGATGACCACCTACACAGTGAGCCCTACTGGA GCGGGGACCTtcgggggaggaggaggagaggaacagGTGGTTCTGAGAGCAGCAAGGCCAATGGGCTCACCGCGGAGAGCAAAGCTTCAGAGGACTTTTTCGGATCTTCCTCAGGCTATTCTTCAGAGGATGACCTTGCAG GCTACACGGACTCAGACCAGCACAGCTCAGGGTCCGGGTTAAGGAGTGCAGCATCTCGGGCCGGCTCCTTTGTCTGGACTCTGGTCACTTTTCCAG GCCGCCTCTTTGGTCTTCTCTACTGGTGGATTGGCACCACCTGGTACCGCCTGACAACTGCTGCCTCCCTCCTGGATGTCTTCGTCCTAACCAG GCACTTCTCGCTGAACCTGAAGAGTTTTCTGTGGTTCCTTCTGCTCCTGCTACTCCTGACTGGTCTGACCTACG GTGCTTGGCATTTTTACCCCTTAGGGCTGCAGACATTGCAACCCGCTGTGGTCTCCTGGTGGGCAGCAAAGGAGAGCAGGAAGCAGCCAGAGGTGTGGGAATCCAGAGACGCCTCCCAGCACTTCCAG GCTGAGCAGCGTATTCTCTCCCGGGTTCACTCTCTGGAGCGGCGCCTGGAAGCCCTTGCTGCAGACTTTTCCTCCAACTGGCAGAAGGAGGCCATACGGCTGGAACGCCTAGAGCTGCGGCAGGGGGCTGCTGGCCATGGAGGAGGCAGTAGCCTGAGCCATGAAGATGCCCTGTCTCTTCTAGAAGGGTTGGTGAGCCGCCGCGAGGCTACCCTGAAGGAGGACTTGCGCAGGGACACAGTGGCTCATATCCAG GAAGAATTGGCTACCCTGAGGGCAGAGCATCACCAAGACTCAGAAGACCTCTTCAAGAAGATCGTCCAGGCCTCTCAG GAGTCTGAAGCCCGTGTCCAGCAGCTGAAGACAGAATGGCAAAG CATGACCCAGGAGGCCTTCCAGGAGAGCTCTGTGAAGGAGCTGGGACGGCTGGAAGCCCAGCTGGCCAGCCTGCGGCAGGAGCTGGCTGCCCTGGCTCTGAAGCAGAACTCGGTGGCAGATGAAGTGGGCCTGCTGCCACAGAAGATCCAGGCTGCCCGGGCTGAT GTGGAATCCCAGTTCCCTGACTGGATCAGTCAGTTCCTGCTTGGAGACAGGGGTGCCCGCAGCGGGCTCCTGCAGAGAGATGAGCTGCATGCTCAGCTGCAGGAGCTGGAGAACAAGATCCTTACCAAGATGGCTGAGATGCAGGGCAAGTCAGCCAGGGAGGCCGCAGCATCCCTGGGACAGATACTGCAGAAAGAAGGCATAGTTGGGGTGACAGAGGAG CAGGTGCACCGGATCGTCAAGCAGGCCCTGCAGCGCTACAGTGAGGACCGGATTGGAATGGTGGACTACGCCCTGGAATCAGGAG GAGCCAGTGTTATCAGCACCCGCTGCTCTGAGACTTATGAGACCAAGACGGCCCTTCTCAGCCTCTTTGGCATTCCCCTGTGGTACCACTCCCAGTCACCTCGGGTCATTCTGCAG ccAGATGTGCACCCAGGCAACTGCTGGGCCTTCCAGGGGCCCCAGGGCTTTGCAGTGGTCCGGCTCTCTGCTCGAATCCGACCTACAGCCGTTACCTTAGAGCACGTGCCCAAGGCCTTGTCACCCAACAGCACTATCTCCAGTGCTCCCAAGGACTTCGCCATCTTT GGCTTCGATGAAGACCTGCAGCAGGAAGGGACACTTCTTGGCACATTTGCCTACGACCAGGATGGGGAGCCCATCCAGACCTTCTATTTCCAG GCCTCTAAGATGGCCACATACCAAGTTGTGGAGCTTCGGATCCTGACCAACTGGGGCCACCCTGAGTACACGTGTATCTACCGCTTCCGGGTGCACGGAGAGCCTGCCCACTAG
- the Sun2 gene encoding SUN domain-containing protein 2 isoform X1 encodes MSRRSQRLTRYSQDDNDGGSSSSGASSVAGSQGTVFKDSPLRTLKRKSSNMKRLSPAPQLGPSSDSHTSYYSESVVRESYIGSPRAVSLARSALLDDHLHSEPYWSGDLRGRRRRGTGGSESSKANGLTAESKASEDFFGSSSGYSSEDDLAGYTDSDQHSSGSGLRSAASRAGSFVWTLVTFPGRLFGLLYWWIGTTWYRLTTAASLLDVFVLTRSRHFSLNLKSFLWFLLLLLLLTGLTYGAWHFYPLGLQTLQPAVVSWWAAKESRKQPEVWESRDASQHFQAEQRILSRVHSLERRLEALAADFSSNWQKEAIRLERLELRQGAAGHGGGSSLSHEDALSLLEGLVSRREATLKEDLRRDTVAHIQEELATLRAEHHQDSEDLFKKIVQASQESEARVQQLKTEWQSMTQEAFQESSVKELGRLEAQLASLRQELAALALKQNSVADEVGLLPQKIQAARADVESQFPDWISQFLLGDRGARSGLLQRDELHAQLQELENKILTKMAEMQGKSAREAAASLGQILQKEGIVGVTEEQVHRIVKQALQRYSEDRIGMVDYALESGGASVISTRCSETYETKTALLSLFGIPLWYHSQSPRVILQPDVHPGNCWAFQGPQGFAVVRLSARIRPTAVTLEHVPKALSPNSTISSAPKDFAIFGFDEDLQQEGTLLGTFAYDQDGEPIQTFYFQASKMATYQVVELRILTNWGHPEYTCIYRFRVHGEPAH; translated from the exons GACTTTGAAGAGGAAATCCAGCAACATGAAGCGCCTGTCCCCAGCTCCACAGCTGGGTCCCTCCTCTGATTCCCACACCTCCTACTACAGCGAGTCTGTGGTTCGAGAGTCCTACATTGGCAGCCCCCGGGCTGTGTCCCTCGCCAGGAGCGCCCTCCTGGATGACCACCTACACAGTGAGCCCTACTGGA GCGGGGACCTtcgggggaggaggaggagaggaacagGTGGTTCTGAGAGCAGCAAGGCCAATGGGCTCACCGCGGAGAGCAAAGCTTCAGAGGACTTTTTCGGATCTTCCTCAGGCTATTCTTCAGAGGATGACCTTGCAG GCTACACGGACTCAGACCAGCACAGCTCAGGGTCCGGGTTAAGGAGTGCAGCATCTCGGGCCGGCTCCTTTGTCTGGACTCTGGTCACTTTTCCAG GCCGCCTCTTTGGTCTTCTCTACTGGTGGATTGGCACCACCTGGTACCGCCTGACAACTGCTGCCTCCCTCCTGGATGTCTTCGTCCTAACCAG GTCCAGGCACTTCTCGCTGAACCTGAAGAGTTTTCTGTGGTTCCTTCTGCTCCTGCTACTCCTGACTGGTCTGACCTACG GTGCTTGGCATTTTTACCCCTTAGGGCTGCAGACATTGCAACCCGCTGTGGTCTCCTGGTGGGCAGCAAAGGAGAGCAGGAAGCAGCCAGAGGTGTGGGAATCCAGAGACGCCTCCCAGCACTTCCAG GCTGAGCAGCGTATTCTCTCCCGGGTTCACTCTCTGGAGCGGCGCCTGGAAGCCCTTGCTGCAGACTTTTCCTCCAACTGGCAGAAGGAGGCCATACGGCTGGAACGCCTAGAGCTGCGGCAGGGGGCTGCTGGCCATGGAGGAGGCAGTAGCCTGAGCCATGAAGATGCCCTGTCTCTTCTAGAAGGGTTGGTGAGCCGCCGCGAGGCTACCCTGAAGGAGGACTTGCGCAGGGACACAGTGGCTCATATCCAG GAAGAATTGGCTACCCTGAGGGCAGAGCATCACCAAGACTCAGAAGACCTCTTCAAGAAGATCGTCCAGGCCTCTCAG GAGTCTGAAGCCCGTGTCCAGCAGCTGAAGACAGAATGGCAAAG CATGACCCAGGAGGCCTTCCAGGAGAGCTCTGTGAAGGAGCTGGGACGGCTGGAAGCCCAGCTGGCCAGCCTGCGGCAGGAGCTGGCTGCCCTGGCTCTGAAGCAGAACTCGGTGGCAGATGAAGTGGGCCTGCTGCCACAGAAGATCCAGGCTGCCCGGGCTGAT GTGGAATCCCAGTTCCCTGACTGGATCAGTCAGTTCCTGCTTGGAGACAGGGGTGCCCGCAGCGGGCTCCTGCAGAGAGATGAGCTGCATGCTCAGCTGCAGGAGCTGGAGAACAAGATCCTTACCAAGATGGCTGAGATGCAGGGCAAGTCAGCCAGGGAGGCCGCAGCATCCCTGGGACAGATACTGCAGAAAGAAGGCATAGTTGGGGTGACAGAGGAG CAGGTGCACCGGATCGTCAAGCAGGCCCTGCAGCGCTACAGTGAGGACCGGATTGGAATGGTGGACTACGCCCTGGAATCAGGAG GAGCCAGTGTTATCAGCACCCGCTGCTCTGAGACTTATGAGACCAAGACGGCCCTTCTCAGCCTCTTTGGCATTCCCCTGTGGTACCACTCCCAGTCACCTCGGGTCATTCTGCAG ccAGATGTGCACCCAGGCAACTGCTGGGCCTTCCAGGGGCCCCAGGGCTTTGCAGTGGTCCGGCTCTCTGCTCGAATCCGACCTACAGCCGTTACCTTAGAGCACGTGCCCAAGGCCTTGTCACCCAACAGCACTATCTCCAGTGCTCCCAAGGACTTCGCCATCTTT GGCTTCGATGAAGACCTGCAGCAGGAAGGGACACTTCTTGGCACATTTGCCTACGACCAGGATGGGGAGCCCATCCAGACCTTCTATTTCCAG GCCTCTAAGATGGCCACATACCAAGTTGTGGAGCTTCGGATCCTGACCAACTGGGGCCACCCTGAGTACACGTGTATCTACCGCTTCCGGGTGCACGGAGAGCCTGCCCACTAG